From the Oryzias latipes chromosome 22, ASM223467v1 genome, one window contains:
- the tra2a gene encoding transformer 2a isoform X1, which yields MSDTEKEFKKEDSRGHSRSASPRGSAKSTSHSPARSKDGSHHSRSRSRSRSRSKSRSRSHRSSRRRYSRSRSHSRRRRSRSRSRSSDYRRRHRSHSRSPMSNRRRHIGNRVKCLSTELGNPDPSCCLGVFGLSLYTTERDLREVFSKYGPLSEVNIVYDQQSRRSRGFAFVYFENSEDSKEAKEQANGMELDGRRIRVDFSITKRAHTPTPGIYMGRPTYGGGGGGGGGSRRGSRDYDRGYDRGYDRGYDRGYDRDYDRYDDREYRSYRRRSPSPYYSRGYRSRSRSYSPRHY from the exons ATGAGTGACACCgaaaaagaattcaagaaagAG GATTCGAGAGGTCACTCGAGGAGTGCATCCCCTCGGGGTTCTGCTAAATCTACTAGCCACTCACCAGCGCGTTCAAAAGATGGCTCCCACCATTCGAGGTCCAGATCTCGTTCTCGTTCAAGATCAAAATCTAG gtctCGGTCTCATCGCAGTTCGCGCAGGCGCTACTCCCGTTCTCGTTCCCATTCCCGTCGCCGGCGTTCCAGAAGCCGGTCTCGTAGCTCAGACTACCGCCGGCGACATAGGAGCCATAGCCGCTCTCCGATGTCAAATCGCCGCAGACATATTGGCAACAGGGTAAAATGTTTGTCCACTGAATTG GGGAACCCGGACCCTAGCTGCTGTCTGGGTGTGTTTGGTCTGAGCCTGTACACCACAGAGAGAGACCTGCGCGAAGTTTTCTCCAAGTACGGCCCACTGAGCGAAGTGAACATAGTTTATGACCAACAGTCTCGTCGCTCGAGGGGGTTTGCCTTCGTCTATTTTGAAAATTCTGAGGATTCcaaggag GCCAAGGAGCAAGCTAATGGAATGGAACTTGATGGGCGCAGGATCCGGGTGGATTTTTCCATTACCAAAAGAGCCCACACGCCAACCCCTGGAATCTACATGGGACGTCCCACGTA TGGCGGAGGcggtggaggtggtggtggttcTCGTCGTGGTTCAAGAGATTATGACAGAGGGTATGACCGGGGCTACGACAGAGGTTATGATAGAGGGTATGATCGTGACTATGATCGATATGATGATCGGGAGTACCGATCATACAG GCGCAGATCTCCGTCTCCATACTACAGCAGGGGATACCGATCCAGATCTCGATCCTATTCACCAc GTCACTACTGA
- the tra2a gene encoding transformer 2a (The RefSeq protein has 1 non-frameshifting indel compared to this genomic sequence), whose amino-acid sequence MSDTEKEFKKEDSRGHSRSASPRGSAKSTSHSPARSKDGSHHSRSRSRSRSKSRSRSHRSSRRRYSRSRSHSRRRRSRSRSRSSDYRRRHRSHSRSPMSNRRRHIGNRGNPDPSCCLGVFGLSLYTTERDLREVFSKYGPLSEVNIVYDQQSRRSRGFAFVYFENSEDSKEAKEQANGMELDGRRIRVDFSITKRAHTPTPGIYMGRPTYGGGGGGGGGSRRGSRDYDRGYDRGYDRGYDRGYDRDYDRYDDREYRSYRRRSPSPYYSRGYRSRSRSYSPRHY is encoded by the exons ATGAGTGACACCgaaaaagaattcaagaaagAG GATTCGAGAGGTCACTCGAGGAGTGCATCCCCTCGGGGTTCTGCTAAATCTACTAGCCACTCACCAGCGCGTTCAAAAGATGGCTCCCACCATTCGAGGTCCAGATCTCGTTCTCGTTCAAGATCAAAATCTAG gtctCGGTCTCATCGCAGTTCGCGCAGGCGCTACTCCCGTTCTCGTTCCCATTCCCGTCGCCGGCGTTCCAGAAGCCGGTCTCGTAGCTCAGACTACCGCCGGCGACATAGGAGCCATAGCCGCTCTCCGATGTCAAATCGCCGCAGACATATTGGCAACAGG GGGAACCCGGACCCTAGCTGCTGTCTGGGTGTGTTTGGTCTGAGCCTGTACACCACAGAGAGAGACCTGCGCGAAGTTTTCTCCAAGTACGGCCCACTGAGCGAAGTGAACATAGTTTATGACCAACAGTCTCGTCGCTCGAGGGGGTTTGCCTTCGTCTATTTTGAAAATTCTGAGGATTCcaaggag GCCAAGGAGCAAGCTAATGGAATGGAACTTGATGGGCGCAGGATCCGGGTGGATTTTTCCATTACCAAAAGAGCCCACACGCCAACCCCTGGAATCTACATGGGACGTCCCACGTA TGGCGGAGGcggtggaggtggtggtggttcTCGTCGTGGTTCAAGAGATTATGACAGAGGGTATGACCGGGGCTACGACAGAGGTTATGATAGAGGGTATGATCGTGACTATGATCGATATGATGATCGGGAGTACCGATCATACAG GCGCAGATCTCCGTCTCCATACTACAGCAGGGGATACCGATCCAGATCTCGATCCTATTCACCAc GTCACTACTGA
- the tra2a gene encoding transformer 2a isoform X2: protein MSNRRRHIGNRGNPDPSCCLGVFGLSLYTTERDLREVFSKYGPLSEVNIVYDQQSRRSRGFAFVYFENSEDSKEAKEQANGMELDGRRIRVDFSITKRAHTPTPGIYMGRPTYGGGGGGGGGSRRGSRDYDRGYDRGYDRGYDRGYDRDYDRYDDREYRSYRRRSPSPYYSRGYRSRSRSYSPRHY from the exons ATGTCAAATCGCCGCAGACATATTGGCAACAGG GGGAACCCGGACCCTAGCTGCTGTCTGGGTGTGTTTGGTCTGAGCCTGTACACCACAGAGAGAGACCTGCGCGAAGTTTTCTCCAAGTACGGCCCACTGAGCGAAGTGAACATAGTTTATGACCAACAGTCTCGTCGCTCGAGGGGGTTTGCCTTCGTCTATTTTGAAAATTCTGAGGATTCcaaggag GCCAAGGAGCAAGCTAATGGAATGGAACTTGATGGGCGCAGGATCCGGGTGGATTTTTCCATTACCAAAAGAGCCCACACGCCAACCCCTGGAATCTACATGGGACGTCCCACGTA TGGCGGAGGcggtggaggtggtggtggttcTCGTCGTGGTTCAAGAGATTATGACAGAGGGTATGACCGGGGCTACGACAGAGGTTATGATAGAGGGTATGATCGTGACTATGATCGATATGATGATCGGGAGTACCGATCATACAG GCGCAGATCTCCGTCTCCATACTACAGCAGGGGATACCGATCCAGATCTCGATCCTATTCACCAc GTCACTACTGA